The following are encoded together in the Salvelinus fontinalis isolate EN_2023a chromosome 38, ASM2944872v1, whole genome shotgun sequence genome:
- the LOC129837704 gene encoding von Willebrand factor D and EGF domain-containing protein-like, with product MKLKIVLDLFYFLTILLPNTTFCQTVLPPECAPGGHSLLQNPYRSTSFSSRSLQQSALQDFICDHSLIPGWYQFQIFDKPASMPTQCVEVNHCGTQAPVWLSLGEGESLPRPLEVTQLTACATWQFFLSSSKDCCLFRIPVTVRNCGDFYVYLLQPTQGCMGYCAQEMSDSAAVVCGPDEVEVDRACKAKQPPSPAVPVILAELSGSIVYLKCSFEGHSLNSSLGYVVAWSRLSHQGIKEELKQETTVQTVAFIELDGINLRLGDKIYCSCSSFFLDSPDIQGTPVESEEFFAGIRLKPEVTTVSEDGKDCELTVESTIPIPCPGDASSSTSSSTTEQCTLSLHLSTNNQGDHLLGPDVVLSSCRVDLSQSLGCRNGVCSQALVHLSAVTDFLKDGDRTTQISVNPIVTSNFLWSGYTPQSVQITVTDVPSAYCYSFTDPHIITFDGRQYDNYQIGTFVLYKSTRQLFEVHVRQWECGSLVHHASCTCGFVARDGGDVIAFDMCNGELGDTRPHLSVKNRDVGKSGIRITESYQGRKVTMTFSSGAFVRADVSDWGMSLTLRAPSSDWSQTQGLCGTYDGQTHNDLHTAGGAVLDNEDVAAFISEWKLPPGSSLFDTVPSYQSAPNPHRYCNCEEESRPTSPLTRSQPIPGFDSSCSHHGNVRLHSIIPTLDVTAEYNSVELFKGHHDHPSWNSNQHGRAEDTAAQPVERGSTLTGSSHGSNNQRSRGRRQSYQFLPNMPYQSLSQSDLEDFTYFFPEDHELAARPESSPPPTWPTPSGLTQHQARVQCQRAVANSSVALGCGWLLGPAIVSQAVAMCVSDLQLKDDQAWVGATLPLLENECERRLVEERGREGEHQEMLSFLKCPSLCNGNGQCSEWGCVCFPGFGSYDCSVISDQTPEITELENEGLCDVRQSDCSTVQVFGQGFKDSYELKCEFLKEKFVDGEWTLDEPQFSLATFLHVSGLECQLPLEYRQPSAGLDLDTPTDRPLARWQIKVSNDGYGYSNAKILTLFDGACQICTLNADVLCTSREKTCNIDSVCYGEGDLNPSSPCLICRSDSSKYTWSIAEKNEPPVFQSAQGRLQTFQGENFVYQLQAQDPEGSVVLITLESGPSDASLSPAGLLIWKATDTTASSSTQTFQVTITDDCSAETLASVQVSLRPCDCLNGASCVTNINLPPGSGEYLCVCPAGFTVDRCEEDIDDCKPNPCRLVKCIDGPNSFSCICPPGMTGHTCREDVDECAAEPCFPGVGCNNPLGSFTCGSCPEGYTGDGKSCIKSEPSSGKGDDYKPIHRVTVPVPAVPTGGHQGSGTVKPSSQAPCSRQPCYPGVQCFESTHVSVGYICGPCPPGLHGNGHTCSRSTTIEQRPVNANREDGRPQVTEDSSREITGTTSSSSSSTSSSQDRRITEGPSSGSKRVPSVERKTPISPQDRTITRVSTPTNHNRGQSSKVDLTPDLRWGSSSPIVTCADSPCFSGVPCEPTVSGSFKCGRCPYGYTGDGFTCKAVCRYPCGRNMECSLPNTCTCKEGYTGYNCHIAVCRPDCKNQGKCGRPDVCVCPVGYSGPTCEEANCEPSCQHGGTCLVRNLCTCPYGYVGPRCEIMVCNRHCENGGECISPDVCKCKSGWYGPTCNSAVCNPVCLNGGTCIKPNICACPGGFYGSQCQIAVCSPPCKNGGQCMRNNVCSCPGGYTGKRCQKSVCDPMCMNKGKCVGHNSCSCASGWRGKRCNIPVCLQKCKNGGECVGPNTCHCPTGWEGLQCQSAICKQRCLNGGRCVLLNFCHCRNGYTGVTCGLKAPLA from the exons ATGAAACTTAAAATAGTTTTGGATCTTTTCTATTTCCTCACAATTTTACTCCCCAATACAACGTTTTGTCAAACAG TGCTGCCCCCAGAATGTGCTCCGGGTGGTCACTCTCTGCTCCAGAACCCATACCGCAGCACCAGTTTCAGCTCCCGCAGCCTGCAGCAGTCAGCCCTCCAGGACTTCATCTGTGACCATTCCCTCATACCAGGCTGGTACCAGTTCCAGATCTTTGACAAGCCTGCCAGCATGCCCACACAATGTGTGGAG GTGAACCACTGTGGGACCCAGGCCCCAGTCTGGCTGTCTCTGGGGGAGGGCGAGAGCCTTCCGCGGCCCCTGGAGGTGACGCAGCTGACGGCCTGTGCCACCTGGCAGTTCTTCCTCAGCAGCAGTAAGGACTGCTGCCTGTTCCGCATCCCTGTCACCGTGCGCAACTGTGGAGACTTCTACGTCTACCTGCTCCAGCCCACCCAGGGTTGCATGGGCTACTGCGCACAGG AGATGTCAGACTCTGCGGCGGTGGTGTGTGGTCCTGACGAGGTGGAGGTTGATAGAGCGTGTAAAG CCAAACAGCCTCCTTCCCCAGCGGTGCCTGTGATATTAGCAGAACTCTCTGGAAGCATCGTCTACCTGAAGTGCAGCTTCGAGGGCCATAGCCTGAACAGCTCCCTAGGCTATGTGGTTGCCTGGTCTCGCCTCTCCCACCAAGGCATCAAAGAGGAACTGAAACAGGAGACTACTGTCCAAACCGTTGCCTTCATCGAGCTGGACGGGATCAACCTCCGACTGGGGGACAAG ATTTACTGCAGTTGCTCCAGTTTTTTTCTGGACTCGCCGGACATCCAGGGAACCCCAGTGGAGAGCGAAGAGTTCTTTGCCGGGATCAGG TTGAAACCAGAGGTGACTACTGTGTCTGAGGATGGGAAGGACTGTGAGTTGACTGTGGAGAGTACCATCCCTATCCCCTGCCCTGGCGatgcctcctcctccacctcctcctccaccacagagCAGTGTACTCTCTCCTTACACCTGAGTACAAACAATCAAG GAGACCATCTGCTGGGTCCAGACGTGGTGTTGTCGTCGTGCCGGGTGGATCTCTCCCAGAGTCTGGGGTGTCGAAACGGGGTGTGTAGCCAGGCCCTGGTTCACCTCAGCGCGGTCACAGACTTCCTCAAGGACGGGGACAGGACGACACAGATCTCTGTCAACCCCATCGTCACATCCAACTTCCTCTGGAGCGGCTACACACCACAGAGTGTCCAG ATCACAGTGACGGATGTTCCCTCTGCATACTGCTACTCTTTCACTGATCCTCACATTATCACGTTTGATGGCAG GCAGTATGACAACTACCAGATCGGGACGTTTGTGCTGTACAAGAGCACGCGGCAGCTGTTCGAGGTCCACGTGCGCCAGTGGGAGTGCGGGAGCCTTGTCCACCACGCCTCGTGCACGTGCGGTTTCGTGGCAAGAGACGGCGGTGATGTCATAGCCTTCGACATGTGCAACGGAGAGCTGGGGGACACCAGGCCGCACCTGTCGGTGAAGAACAGGGACGTGGGCAAGAGCGGCATCCGCATCACTGAGTCTTACCAAGGACGCAAAGTCACA atGACCTTCTCGTCGGGGGCGTTTGTGCGTGCCGATGTGTCTGACTGGGGCATGAGTCTGACCCTGAGAGCCCCCAGCTCCGACTGGAGCCAAACCCAGGGCCTGTGTGGGACGTATGACGGACAGACCCACAATGACCTCCACACAGCAGGGGGCGCAGTGCTGGACAACGAAGACGTAGCAGCCTTCATCTCTGAATGGAA ACTCCCTCCTGGTAGCAGCTTGTTTGACACCGTTCCGTCCTATCAGAGCGCCCCAAACCCTCACAGGTATTGTAACTGTGAAGAAGAGTCCCGCCCCACGTCCCCGCTAACCAGGTCTCAGCCAATCCCTGGCTTCGACTCCTCCTGTTCTCACCACGGCAACGTGAGACTCCACAGTATCATCCCCACTCTGGATGTCACCGCCGAATACAACTCAGTAGAGCTGTTCAAAGGCCACCACGACCACCCCTCATGGAACTCCAACCAGCACGGCCGGGCCGAGGACACCGCCGCCCAGCCTGTAGAGAGAGGCTCTACCCTAACAGGCTCCAGCCATGGATCCAACAACCAGAGGAGCCGTGGAAGGCGCCAGTCCTACCAGTTCCTCCCCAACATGCCGTACCAGAGCCTGAGCCAGTCCGACCTGGAAGACTTCACCTACTTCTTCCCTGAGGACCACGAGCTGGCGGCCCGGCCCGAGTCCTCCCCTCCCCCCACCTGGCCCACCCCGTCTGGGCTAACACAGCACCAGGCCAGAGTGCAGTGCCAGCGGGCGGTGGCTAACTCCAGCGTGGCCCTGGGCTGCGGCTGGCTGTTAGGCCCGGCCATAGTGAGCCAGGCGGTGGCTATGTGCGTCAGCGACCTCCAGCTAAAGGACGACCAGGCCTGGGTGGGCGCTACTCTGCCTCTGCTTGAGAACGAGTGTGAGAGGAGGctagtggaggagagggggagagagggagagcaccaGGAGATGTTGTCCTTCCTCAAGTGTCCAAGTCTATGTAATGGGAATGGCCAGTGCTCCGAGTGGGGGTGTGTGTGCTTCCCCGGGTTCGGCTCCTACGACTGCAGCGTTATCTCtg ACCAGACTCCAGAGATCACAGAGCTGGAGAATGAGGGACTGTGTGATGTCAGACAGAGCGACTGCTCCACTGTACAGGTCTTTGGACAAGGCTTCAAAGACTCCTATGAACTCAAGTGTGAATTTTTGAAGGAAAAG TTTGTGGATGGTGAGTGGACCCTGGACGAACCTCAGTTTTCCCTGGCTACCTTCCTGCATGTGTCAGGTTTGGAGTGTCAGCTCCCCCTGGAGTACAGACAACCCAGTGCAGGCCTGGACCTGGATACGCCCACCGACAGACCCCTCGCACGCTGGCAGATCAAA GTGTCCAACGACGGCTACGGTTACAGCAACGCCAAGATCCTGACCCTGTTCGATGGAGCCTGTCAGATCTGCACGCTCAATGCTGACGTTCTCTGTACCTCCAGG GAGAAAACATGCAACATTGACAGTGTGTGTTATGGAGAGGGAGACCTCAATCCCAGCAGCCCTTGCCTGATATGCCGATCAGACTCCTCCAAATACACATGGTCCATCGCTGAGA AGAATGAGCCACCGGTGTTTCAGTCAGCCCAGGGGCGTCTGCAGACGTTCCAGGGAGAGAACTTTGTGTACCAGCTGCAGGCTCAGGATCCAGAAGGCTCTGTGGTGCTGATCACTCTGGAGTCAGGCCCCAGTGACGCCTCCCTCTCCCCCGCTGGCCTGCTCATCTGGAAGGCTACTGACACTACTGCCTCCTCCTCCACGCAGACCTTTCAGGTCACTATCACAGACGATTGTAGTGCTGAGACGCTTGCCTCTGTACAG gtCTCTCTGCGGCCCTGTGACTGTCTGAACGGAGCTTCCTGTGTTACAAACATTAACCTCCCCCCTGGCAGCGGGGAGTACCTGTGCGTCTGTCCCGCTGGCTTCACAGTTGACAGGTGTGAGGAGGACATAGACGACTGTAAACCCAACCCCTGCCGTCTGGTCAAGTGTATAGACGGACCCAACTCTTTCTCCTGCATCTGTCCCCCCGGAATGACGG GTCATACCTGTAGAGAGGATGTGGATGAATGTGCCGCAGAGCCGTGCTTCCCTGGGGTGGGCTGCAACAACCCACTGGGCTCATTCACCTGTGGCTCCTGTCCAGAGGGTTACACTGGGGACGGGAAGAGTTGCA tTAAATCGGAGCCGTCCAGTGGTAAGGGTGATGACTATAAGCCTATTCATAGAGTGACCGTGCCTGTACCCGCTGTACCCACAGGAGGTCACCAGGGTTCTGGCACGGTTAAACCATCAAGCCAGGCCCCCTGCTCCAGACAACCATGCTACCCAGGGGTGCAGTGCTTCGAGAGCACACACGTGTCAGTAGGCTACATCTGTGGACCCTGTCCACCTGGGCTCCATGGCAACGGACACACCTGTAGTAGAAGCACCACAATAG AACAGAGGCCAGTTAACGCCAACAGAGAAGATGGACGTCCCCAAGTGACAGAAGACTCCAGTAGGGAAATTACtggcaccacctcctcctcttcttcctccacctcctcctcccaggaCAGGAGGATAACTGAGGGGCCCTCATCGGGTAGCAAGAGAGTCCCCTCCGTGGAGAGAAAGACACCTATTAGCCCCCAGGACCGAACTATCACCAGAGTCTCCACCCCCACCAATCACAACAGAGGTCAGAGCAGCAAGGTggacctgacccctgaccttagGTGGGGGTCATCGTCTCCCATAGTGACCTGTGCGGACTCGCCCTGCTTCTCCGGTGTGCCCTGTGAGCCCACAGTCTCAGGCTCCTTCAAGTGTGGCCGCTGCCCGTATGGTTACACTGGCGATGGGTTCACCTGCAAAG CTGTGTGCCGGTATCCATGTGGAAGGAATATGGAGTGCTCTCTACCCAACACCTGCACTTGTAAAGAAGGCTATACCGGATATAACTGCCACATAG CTGTCTGCCGACCGGACTGCAAGAACCAAGGGAAGTGTGGCAGgcctgatgtgtgtgtctgtcccgtGGGCTACAGCGGACCAACATGTGAGGAAG CTAACTGTGAGCCATCTTGCCAGCATGGAGGAACCTGTCTGGTCAGGAATCTCTGCACCTGTCCTTACGGTTACGTGGGGCCAAGATGTGAAATCA TGGTGTGCAACAGGCACTGTGAAAACGGAGGGGAGTGTATTTCTCCCGATGTGTGTAAGTGCAAGTCTGGCTGGTACGGACCAACATGTAACTCAG CTGTCTGCAATCCAGTGTGTTTGAATGGTGGGACTTGTATCAAACCCAACATCTGCGCCTGTCCCGGTGGCTTCTATGGCTCCCAATGTCAGATTG CTGTGTGCAGCCCTCCCTGTAAGAACGGAGGTCAGTGTATGAGGAACAACGTCTGCTCCTGCCCCGGGGGCTACACAGGGAAGCGGTGTCAGAAGA GTGTGTGCGACCCCATGTGCATGAACAAAGGGAAGTGTGTGGGGCACAACTCCTGCTCCTGTGCCTCTGGGTGGAGGGGAAAGAGGTGTAACATTC cCGTGTGCCTGCAGAAGTGTAAGAACGGTGGTGAGTGTGTGGGACCCAACACCTGCCACTGTCCCACAGGATGGGAAGGCCTACAGTGTCAGTCCG CCATCTGTAAGCAGAGATGCCTCAATGGGGGAAGGTGTGTCCTGCTCAACTTCTGCCACTGCCGCAACGGGTACACTGGCGTCACCTGTGGGTTAAAG GCCCCACTTGCATAA
- the LOC129837705 gene encoding von Willebrand factor D and EGF domain-containing protein-like, whose translation MVLSRCCFIALMKVDLALLACSVALVGICLARSDAPRGVAVPFVFDLKATCDPPCQHAGICIRNNTCFCSRGYEGETCQYANCYPKCKNGGECLRPGKCRCPSGFGGKYCHKVKCDSGCWNGGDCIAVNGVAKCICPSSWTGSKCQEAICPQGCRNGGSCVAPGICSCPEGWLGGACHTAVCHRPCLNGGKCLSPDSCRCRPPYSGPRCEERKKVF comes from the exons ATGGTGCTCTCTCGCTGCTGCTTTATCGCGTTGATGAAGGTGGACCTCGCGCTGCTGGCCTGCTCGGTTGCGCTTGTAGGCATCTGCTTAGCGCGTTCGGACGCTCCGCGAGGGGTGGCGGTGCCGTTTGTTTTTGACCTCAAAGCGACGTGTGACCCTCCGTGCCAACATGCTGGCATCTGCATCCGAAACAACACCTGCTTCTGTTCTCGCGGGTATGAGGGAGAGACCTGCCAGTATG CTAACTGCTACCCCAAATGTAAGAATGGAGGAGAGTGCCTTCGCCCTGGAAAATGCAGATGTCCTTCTGGATTTGGAGGAAAATATTGTCATAAAG TGAAATGTGATAGTGGATGCTGGAACGGTGGCGACTGCATCGCTGTGAACGGAGTGGCCAAGTGCATCTGTCCCTCCAGCTGGACTGGCTCCAAATGCCAAGAGG CGATCTGTCCCCAGGGGTGCAGGAACGGGGGCAGCTGTGTGGCCCCAGGAATCTGCAGCTGTCCAGAGGGCTGGCTGGGTGGAGCCTGCCACACTG CTGTGTGTCACCGGCCCTGTCTGAATGGAGGCAAGTGTTTGTCTCCCGATTCGTGCCGCTGTCGCCCTCCTTACTCTGGACCACGCTGCGAGGAGAGGAAAAAGGTGTTTTAA